Proteins encoded by one window of Lutibacter sp. A64:
- a CDS encoding tetratricopeptide repeat protein has product MNYKNSVLPFIIFFIFGAVSAQKSAIYTNPLKEYNHAVELYQNKAYVAAQHKFNALKSEFDTTSELKANCEYYAANCAIVLGQRNSDDLMQEFVDKYPTSNKRNGAFIDVADYYYKVGKYSYAAKWYKKVNTTNLSIKQEETYNFKYAYSLFATKNYSKAKNYFLNLLDSQEYGAQAKYYYGFIAYNQDDYDTAGKYLGEVEEDTSFKKDVSYYLADMNFKLGKFEIAIEKGEPLLERARGLEHSEISKIVGESYFNLQKYDEAIPHLKNYKGKRGKWNNTDYYLLGYSYYKQNDYENAINNFNKIIDGNNGVAQNAFYHLAECYLKLDQKNEALNAFRNAAQMKYEPEIQKDAWLNYAKLSYQIGNPYKSVPEVLQEYIELYPKSVHKEEIDNLIISAYITSKDYKGALEFLKNKKGTKEQALFQKVAFYRGSELFSEGAYNQAKENFENSLTVALDETITAKATFWKGETNHRLNNFKDALTDFNMFKANSKAYNTPEFEHIDYNIAYAYFKQKDYTNAIKTFKKYISNNTGDKIRTNDSYLRIADGYFVNSDYTNAINYYNKAIEINGIDRDYAQFQKAICYGLTGNENAKIETLNSFLNSHARSTYRDDAFYVLGNSYIKKGQNQQAITSFNNLIKDYKRSPLVSKALLKKGLIYYNTDKNEEALTTYKSVVTNFPNTAEARQAVKDARQIYVDLGNVDEYARWIQTVDFVEVSDADLDNDMFESAEKQYLQNNHSKAISSFKKYLLNFPKGLHALQSHFYLAQSLFSEDKHQETIPHYTYVIEQQQNEFTENALSRLALVYLENNNWQKATPVLERLEKEAELPQNITFAQSNLMKGYYENKDYNNAVAYAETVLKNSKLENRVKSDAHIIIARSAIKTNNETKARNAYAQVETIATGELKAEALYYSAYFENKDGSYRVSNQIIQKIASDYSAYKYWAAKGLITMAKNYYELKDAYQATYILESVIKNFAQFDDVVEEAETALAKIKTEAAKTNESVKN; this is encoded by the coding sequence ATGAATTATAAAAATAGTGTATTACCTTTCATTATATTTTTTATCTTCGGAGCTGTTTCTGCACAAAAATCAGCCATTTACACAAATCCACTTAAAGAATATAACCACGCAGTTGAATTATATCAAAACAAAGCTTATGTTGCCGCGCAGCACAAATTTAATGCGCTAAAAAGTGAATTCGACACCACTTCAGAGCTTAAAGCTAATTGCGAATATTACGCTGCAAATTGTGCCATTGTATTAGGCCAACGAAATTCGGACGATTTAATGCAAGAATTTGTTGATAAATATCCAACAAGTAACAAAAGAAATGGCGCTTTTATAGATGTGGCAGATTATTACTATAAAGTTGGTAAATATTCTTATGCTGCAAAATGGTATAAAAAAGTTAACACTACAAATCTATCTATAAAACAAGAAGAAACCTATAATTTTAAATATGCGTATTCTTTGTTTGCAACTAAAAATTATAGCAAAGCTAAAAATTACTTCTTAAATTTATTAGACTCGCAAGAATATGGAGCGCAAGCTAAATATTACTACGGTTTTATCGCTTACAATCAAGACGATTATGATACCGCTGGTAAGTATTTAGGTGAAGTTGAAGAAGATACCTCGTTTAAAAAAGATGTTTCTTACTATTTGGCTGATATGAATTTTAAATTAGGAAAATTTGAAATTGCCATTGAAAAAGGTGAACCATTATTAGAAAGAGCTAGAGGATTAGAACATTCTGAAATTTCTAAAATTGTAGGTGAAAGTTATTTTAACCTCCAAAAATATGATGAGGCTATTCCGCATTTAAAAAATTACAAAGGTAAACGCGGAAAATGGAATAATACCGATTATTATTTATTGGGATATTCGTACTACAAACAAAACGATTATGAAAATGCCATCAACAATTTCAATAAAATAATTGATGGAAATAATGGTGTAGCTCAAAATGCTTTCTATCATTTAGCCGAATGTTATCTAAAACTAGATCAAAAAAATGAGGCTTTAAATGCATTTAGAAATGCAGCACAAATGAAATATGAGCCAGAAATTCAAAAAGATGCTTGGTTAAATTATGCAAAACTTAGTTACCAAATAGGGAATCCTTATAAAAGTGTACCTGAAGTTTTACAAGAATATATAGAATTGTATCCAAAATCTGTTCACAAAGAAGAAATTGATAACCTAATAATTAGCGCCTATATTACATCAAAAGATTATAAAGGAGCTTTAGAATTTTTGAAAAACAAAAAAGGAACTAAAGAACAAGCCTTATTTCAAAAAGTTGCATTTTACAGAGGTTCAGAACTTTTTTCTGAAGGAGCATACAACCAAGCTAAAGAAAATTTTGAAAATTCTTTAACGGTAGCTTTAGATGAAACTATTACCGCAAAAGCTACTTTTTGGAAAGGTGAAACCAACCATAGGTTAAACAATTTTAAAGATGCTTTAACCGATTTTAATATGTTTAAAGCAAATTCTAAAGCTTATAATACTCCAGAATTTGAACATATAGATTACAATATTGCCTATGCTTATTTTAAGCAAAAAGACTATACAAATGCTATTAAAACATTTAAAAAATACATTTCTAATAATACCGGAGATAAAATTAGAACAAATGATAGTTACTTAAGAATTGCTGATGGTTACTTTGTAAATAGCGACTATACAAATGCTATTAACTATTACAATAAAGCTATTGAAATTAATGGAATAGATAGAGATTATGCACAATTTCAAAAGGCCATTTGTTACGGTTTAACAGGAAACGAAAACGCTAAAATTGAAACTTTAAATTCGTTTTTAAACTCACATGCTAGATCAACTTATAGAGATGATGCTTTTTATGTTTTAGGAAATTCGTACATTAAAAAAGGACAAAATCAACAAGCAATTACTAGTTTTAATAATTTAATTAAGGATTATAAAAGAAGTCCGTTAGTTTCTAAAGCGCTATTAAAAAAAGGATTAATTTATTACAATACCGATAAAAACGAAGAAGCATTAACAACGTATAAATCTGTTGTAACAAATTTTCCAAATACTGCTGAAGCTAGACAAGCCGTAAAAGATGCTCGTCAAATTTATGTAGATTTAGGAAATGTAGACGAATATGCTAGATGGATACAAACAGTTGATTTTGTTGAAGTATCTGATGCCGATTTAGATAATGACATGTTTGAGTCTGCCGAAAAACAATATTTACAAAACAACCACAGCAAAGCAATTTCAAGTTTTAAAAAATACTTATTAAATTTCCCTAAAGGATTACACGCCTTACAATCACATTTTTATTTAGCACAGTCATTATTTTCTGAAGATAAACATCAAGAAACTATTCCACATTACACGTATGTAATAGAGCAACAACAAAATGAATTTACCGAAAATGCTCTATCGAGATTAGCACTGGTATATTTAGAAAATAACAATTGGCAAAAGGCAACACCTGTTTTAGAACGCTTAGAAAAAGAAGCCGAATTACCTCAAAATATTACGTTTGCACAATCTAACTTAATGAAAGGTTATTACGAAAACAAAGATTATAACAATGCTGTTGCATATGCTGAAACAGTACTAAAAAATTCTAAATTAGAAAACCGTGTAAAATCTGATGCGCATATAATAATTGCGCGTTCAGCTATTAAAACCAACAATGAAACTAAAGCAAGAAATGCATATGCTCAAGTAGAAACAATTGCTACTGGAGAACTAAAAGCTGAAGCATTATATTACAGCGCATATTTTGAAAATAAAGATGGAAGTTACCGTGTTTCAAATCAGATTATTCAAAAAATTGCTTCAGATTATTCAGCATATAAATATTGGGCTGCAAAAGGCTTAATAACAATGGCAAAGAATTATTACGAATTAAAAGACGCTTACCAAGCAACATATATATTAGAAAGTGTCATAAAAAACTTTGCCCAATTCGACGATGTAGTTGAAGAAGCCGAAACAGCTTTAGCTAAAATTAAAACTGAAGCCGCAAAAACTAACGAATCTGTAAAAAATTAA
- a CDS encoding glycosyltransferase, with the protein MKRILVSVTNDLTTDQRVHKVCITLTQMGFDVLVIGRKLKNSQNLNRNYKTFRFKLLFKKGFLFYAEYNLRLFFKLLFLKKDILLSNDLDTLLPNFLISKIFKLKLVYDSHELFTEVPELINRLFVQKFWLTIEKNILPKIKNCYTVSNSIANYYNLKYKTNFITIRNLPIATNKILKDELPFDIKNNKIILYQGAINKARGLELMITTMQFIENSIFVIIGNGDIEKELLQQIKVLNLKEKVKLIPKQSPNELQKITPLADLGISFEEDFGLSYKFALPNKLFDYIQAKVPVLVSDLPEMKKIIQQFSVGEIIQDRNPEKLAIQISTMLQKGKEFYNSNLETAKKTLTWENESEHLKKFYTNLK; encoded by the coding sequence TTGAAACGTATATTAGTTTCTGTAACCAACGATTTAACAACAGACCAACGAGTTCATAAAGTATGTATTACGTTAACTCAAATGGGATTTGATGTTTTAGTAATTGGTAGAAAACTTAAAAACAGTCAAAATCTAAATAGAAACTATAAAACATTTCGATTTAAACTTTTATTTAAAAAAGGCTTTTTATTTTATGCCGAATATAATTTGCGTTTATTCTTTAAATTACTTTTTTTAAAAAAAGATATTTTATTAAGTAACGATTTAGACACATTACTTCCCAACTTTTTAATCAGTAAAATTTTTAAATTAAAATTGGTTTATGATAGTCACGAACTTTTTACCGAAGTTCCAGAATTAATTAACAGACTATTTGTTCAAAAATTTTGGTTAACTATTGAAAAAAATATACTTCCAAAAATTAAAAATTGTTATACGGTAAGCAACTCAATTGCTAATTATTATAACTTAAAATATAAAACCAATTTTATAACAATTAGAAATTTACCCATTGCAACTAATAAAATTCTAAAAGATGAACTCCCTTTTGATATAAAAAATAATAAAATTATTTTATACCAAGGCGCCATCAATAAAGCACGTGGATTGGAGTTAATGATTACAACAATGCAATTTATTGAAAATTCTATTTTTGTAATTATTGGTAATGGAGATATTGAAAAAGAGTTACTTCAACAAATAAAAGTTTTAAATTTAAAAGAAAAAGTAAAACTAATTCCAAAACAGTCACCAAATGAACTTCAAAAAATAACACCTTTAGCAGATCTAGGTATTAGTTTTGAAGAAGACTTTGGCCTAAGTTATAAATTTGCCTTACCCAATAAACTATTTGATTATATACAAGCCAAAGTTCCTGTTTTAGTTTCAGATTTACCTGAAATGAAAAAAATTATTCAGCAATTTTCTGTTGGAGAAATTATACAAGATAGAAATCCAGAAAAATTAGCAATTCAAATTTCAACAATGCTACAAAAAGGAAAAGAATTTTATAATTCTAATTTAGAAACAGCTAAAAAAACACTTACTTGGGAAAATGAAAGTGAACATTTAAAAAAATTTTATACTAATTTAAAATGA
- a CDS encoding glycoside hydrolase family 3 N-terminal domain-containing protein translates to MKKIIAVSLFLLLIKSYGQQIDPLVTPDIENQEKWVENIMSELTLDEKIGQLFMIQAYSNKDRKHKAYINKMIKKYHVGGLIFMQGTPEKQAELTNLFQETSKIPLLIGFDGEWGLNMRLKNSFRYPWNMTLGAVQNNKLIEQFGEQLGEHCKRIGIHINFAPVVDINTNPENPIIGNRSFGENKHNVSEKAIAFTNGMQRAGVLANAKHFPGHGDTSTDSHKTLPFLDFTLERLESLELFPYKELFKTKLASVMVAHLNVPALETKPGVPTSISYKVITELLKEKMGYNGLIFTDALNMKGAANYAKPGDIDLAAFLAGNDMLLIPEDVKAAVKKIKAALKNNLFTEERLNESVKKILKAKYWAGLHNFQPIKETGIQEDIITPKDKVLYNSLMKEAITLVQNKKAILPIEDLVNNKIAYVKLGDSDNFDYTNTLKKYTQVDIISADNLNELLTKLKPYNTVIVGYHKSNENPWKSFKMSEQELSWLQSISKNNNVIFNVFASPYALLDIKDFSNIEAVLVSYQNSKESQEISAQIVFGALSAKGKLPVSIHKFFPEGTGLTTPNLMRLSYTIPEEVDMDSKLLSKIDSLTTMVVDSAMAPGGQVLVARYGKVVYHKSFGYHTYDKKQKVKITDLYDLASVTKILGGLPMIMKSEEMGLFDLETTLGEFLPYLKGSNKDTITMKEALSHVGKIAPWIPYYLETVDSITKKPFDNLYRTSKSKDFSIKVAENLFLANSYTDSIYKKIAEVPQRKTKGYKYSGLLFYLFKKYIKDTFHKEMDELNTEYFYKPLGSNTLTYNPLEKFDASEIAPTEIDDYFRHQTIRGYVHDMGAGMMNGVSGNAGLFSNSNDIAKIMQMYLQKGTYGGKRYFESKTIDKFNHRYYEKDSIRRGLAFDKPSLDPEIKASSKYASDNSFGHSGFTGTFAWADPDNGILYVFLSNRVYPTMTNNKLGEKDIRSNIHNLIYEAIKEE, encoded by the coding sequence ATGAAAAAAATAATAGCTGTAAGTCTTTTCTTATTATTAATTAAAAGTTATGGACAACAAATTGATCCTTTAGTAACACCTGACATAGAGAACCAAGAAAAATGGGTTGAAAACATAATGAGTGAGCTAACTTTAGACGAAAAAATTGGTCAACTTTTTATGATTCAAGCATATTCTAATAAAGACAGAAAACACAAAGCATACATCAACAAAATGATTAAAAAATACCATGTTGGTGGTCTTATATTTATGCAAGGAACTCCTGAAAAACAAGCAGAATTAACAAACCTATTTCAAGAAACCTCTAAAATCCCTTTACTAATTGGTTTTGACGGAGAATGGGGATTAAATATGCGTTTAAAAAATTCGTTTCGTTACCCTTGGAACATGACCCTAGGTGCAGTTCAAAACAATAAATTAATTGAACAATTTGGAGAACAATTAGGTGAACACTGTAAAAGAATTGGAATTCATATAAATTTTGCACCAGTAGTAGACATTAATACAAACCCAGAAAACCCTATTATTGGAAATCGTTCTTTTGGAGAAAACAAACACAATGTTAGCGAAAAAGCTATTGCTTTTACCAATGGTATGCAACGCGCTGGAGTTTTAGCTAATGCCAAACATTTTCCAGGTCATGGAGACACCTCAACAGACTCTCATAAAACACTTCCTTTTTTAGATTTTACTTTAGAACGTTTAGAGTCTCTTGAATTATTTCCGTACAAAGAATTATTTAAAACAAAATTAGCCAGTGTAATGGTGGCGCATTTAAATGTTCCTGCTTTAGAAACAAAACCAGGTGTACCAACATCTATATCTTATAAAGTAATAACAGAACTTTTAAAAGAAAAAATGGGTTATAATGGTTTAATTTTTACAGATGCCTTAAATATGAAAGGTGCTGCAAATTATGCTAAACCAGGAGATATAGATTTAGCAGCTTTTTTAGCTGGAAATGATATGCTTTTAATTCCTGAAGATGTAAAAGCTGCTGTTAAAAAGATAAAAGCTGCGCTTAAAAACAACCTTTTTACCGAAGAACGATTAAACGAATCGGTTAAAAAAATACTAAAAGCTAAATATTGGGCGGGTTTACACAACTTTCAACCTATTAAAGAAACAGGAATTCAAGAAGATATTATTACTCCAAAAGACAAAGTTTTATACAATTCTTTAATGAAAGAAGCTATAACACTTGTTCAAAATAAAAAAGCTATTTTACCAATTGAAGATTTAGTAAATAATAAAATTGCGTATGTTAAATTGGGAGATTCAGACAACTTTGATTATACAAATACTCTAAAAAAATACACACAAGTTGATATAATTTCGGCAGATAACCTAAATGAATTGCTTACAAAACTAAAACCGTACAACACTGTTATTGTTGGTTATCATAAATCTAACGAAAACCCTTGGAAAAGTTTTAAAATGAGTGAACAAGAACTTAGTTGGCTGCAAAGCATTTCTAAAAACAACAATGTAATTTTTAACGTTTTTGCTAGTCCTTACGCTCTTTTAGATATAAAAGATTTCAGCAATATAGAAGCTGTTTTAGTTTCTTATCAAAACAGTAAAGAATCTCAAGAAATTTCAGCACAAATAGTTTTTGGCGCATTAAGTGCTAAAGGAAAATTACCTGTTTCAATTCATAAATTTTTTCCTGAAGGAACAGGACTAACAACTCCAAACTTAATGAGATTGTCTTATACCATTCCAGAAGAAGTTGATATGGATAGTAAATTACTTTCTAAAATTGATTCTTTAACAACAATGGTGGTAGATTCTGCAATGGCGCCTGGCGGACAAGTTTTAGTAGCGCGCTATGGAAAAGTTGTATATCATAAAAGTTTCGGTTATCATACGTACGATAAAAAACAAAAAGTAAAAATCACCGATTTATACGATTTAGCTTCAGTTACAAAAATTTTGGGAGGACTTCCTATGATTATGAAAAGTGAAGAAATGGGATTGTTTGACTTAGAAACCACACTTGGTGAGTTTTTACCATATCTAAAAGGTTCTAATAAAGATACCATAACTATGAAAGAAGCTTTATCTCATGTTGGAAAAATAGCTCCTTGGATTCCTTATTACTTAGAAACAGTTGACAGTATAACAAAAAAACCATTTGATAATTTATACAGAACTTCTAAAAGTAAAGACTTTTCTATTAAAGTAGCCGAAAACTTATTTTTAGCAAATTCATATACAGATTCTATTTATAAAAAGATTGCAGAAGTTCCACAAAGAAAAACTAAAGGTTATAAATATAGTGGTCTTTTATTTTATTTATTTAAAAAATACATTAAAGATACCTTTCATAAAGAAATGGATGAATTAAATACTGAATATTTCTATAAACCTTTAGGTTCAAACACATTAACATACAATCCTTTAGAAAAGTTCGATGCTTCTGAAATTGCACCTACCGAAATAGATGATTATTTTAGGCACCAAACAATAAGAGGTTATGTACACGATATGGGAGCAGGAATGATGAACGGCGTAAGCGGAAATGCAGGTTTATTTTCAAACTCCAATGATATTGCTAAGATTATGCAAATGTATTTACAAAAAGGGACTTATGGAGGCAAAAGGTATTTTGAAAGTAAAACAATTGATAAATTCAATCATAGATATTACGAAAAAGATAGTATTAGAAGAGGACTTGCTTTTGATAAACCTAGCTTAGACCCTGAAATTAAAGCTAGTAGTAAATATGCTTCTGATAACAGTTTTGGACATAGTGGTTTTACAGGAACATTTGCATGGGCCGATCCGGACAATGGTATTTTATATGTATTTTTATCTAATAGAGTCTATCCTACAATGACTAATAATAAACTTGGAGAAAAAGACATTAGATCAAATATTCACAACTTAATATACGAAGCAATAAAAGAAGAATAG
- a CDS encoding glycosyltransferase family 2 protein produces the protein MISILIPIFNYNTTPLVEIIHKQLELLHINYEIICVCDASTEFREKNKAINSYSNTQLILLKTNIGRSKIRNLLVEKSNYNWLLFLDADVLPQSDFFIKIYLDLIKNSSDKVFCGGLVYKNEYPEKEKCLRWIYGKKREQISVERRKQNPYQFVTGANILIHKSIFNTIKFNEAIVNYGYEDVLFIEDLKLKEIAILHAQNPVFHLGIERSLVFLNKTKEALENLHNLNSKGVLIGSNLKIIKFFKLLSNLKLIWFVSMLFKIFKRVLECNLLSKMPSLFLFDIYKIGYYCSVDLVKRGK, from the coding sequence ATGATTTCTATATTAATTCCAATATTTAACTACAATACAACACCTCTTGTTGAAATTATTCATAAACAATTAGAATTATTACATATTAATTATGAAATTATTTGTGTTTGTGATGCTTCAACTGAATTTAGAGAAAAAAATAAGGCGATTAATAGTTATTCAAATACTCAATTAATTTTATTAAAAACGAATATTGGAAGAAGTAAGATAAGAAACTTATTGGTTGAAAAATCTAACTATAATTGGTTGTTGTTTTTAGATGCAGACGTACTTCCTCAAAGCGATTTTTTTATTAAAATATATCTCGATTTAATTAAGAATTCAAGTGATAAAGTATTTTGTGGAGGTTTAGTTTATAAAAATGAATATCCTGAAAAAGAAAAATGTTTACGGTGGATTTATGGTAAAAAACGCGAACAAATTTCTGTTGAAAGAAGAAAACAAAATCCGTATCAATTTGTTACTGGAGCTAATATTTTAATTCATAAATCAATTTTTAATACAATAAAATTTAATGAAGCAATAGTTAATTATGGTTATGAAGACGTGCTGTTTATTGAAGATTTAAAATTAAAAGAAATTGCTATTTTACATGCTCAAAACCCTGTTTTTCACCTTGGAATAGAACGTAGTTTGGTTTTTTTAAATAAGACTAAAGAAGCTTTAGAAAATTTACATAACTTAAATTCAAAAGGAGTTTTAATAGGAAGCAATTTAAAAATAATAAAGTTTTTTAAACTATTGAGCAATTTAAAATTGATTTGGTTTGTATCTATGTTGTTTAAGATTTTTAAAAGAGTATTAGAATGTAATTTATTAAGTAAAATGCCTTCTTTATTTTTATTTGATATCTATAAAATTGGATATTATTGCTCTGTTGATTTGGTAAAAAGAGGAAAGTAG
- a CDS encoding dipeptide epimerase has translation MKLIIRTYNLKLKHPFTLSRGTRTQIPSIIVELKHNGVSGFGEATANPYYHTTTEQFNAELIEKRNIIEIFSDKTPEEYWNYLQPHFANNMFLLCAIDEAYTDLYARLKELKLYQYWNLNLENLPQSNYTIGIDTVEKMVSKMKETPWPIYKIKLGTQEDIKIVTELRKHSNSIFRIDANCGWNATETIKNSIELKKLGVEFIEQPIPADDWSGSRIVYENSHLPIIADESCIVESDIQKCYKHFHGVNIKLMKCGGLTPAKRMLAKAKSLGLKTMVGCMTESSVGISAIAHLTPLLDYVDMDGALLLKDDIAKGVTLKNGNIEFSKLNGTGVLLNE, from the coding sequence ATGAAATTAATTATTCGTACATATAATTTAAAATTAAAACATCCATTTACATTATCTAGAGGAACCAGAACCCAAATTCCTTCAATAATTGTAGAATTAAAACACAATGGAGTTTCTGGTTTTGGAGAAGCAACTGCCAATCCATACTACCATACAACAACAGAACAGTTTAATGCTGAGCTTATAGAAAAAAGAAATATTATTGAAATTTTTTCTGATAAAACACCCGAAGAATATTGGAATTATTTACAACCTCACTTTGCAAATAATATGTTTTTATTGTGTGCTATTGATGAAGCCTACACAGATTTATATGCGCGTTTAAAAGAATTAAAACTATATCAATATTGGAATTTAAACCTTGAAAACCTTCCTCAGTCAAATTATACAATTGGCATAGATACTGTAGAAAAAATGGTTTCAAAAATGAAAGAAACGCCTTGGCCTATCTATAAAATTAAGTTAGGAACACAAGAAGATATTAAAATAGTTACTGAGTTAAGAAAACATTCTAATTCAATATTTAGAATTGATGCCAATTGCGGATGGAATGCAACAGAAACCATTAAAAACTCAATAGAATTAAAAAAATTAGGTGTCGAATTTATAGAACAACCAATTCCTGCAGACGACTGGAGTGGCTCAAGAATTGTTTATGAAAATTCACATTTACCTATAATTGCAGATGAAAGTTGTATTGTTGAAAGTGATATACAAAAATGTTACAAACACTTTCATGGTGTAAATATAAAGCTAATGAAATGTGGTGGCTTAACCCCTGCAAAAAGAATGTTAGCCAAAGCAAAATCTTTAGGTTTAAAAACTATGGTTGGCTGTATGACAGAATCTTCCGTAGGAATTTCAGCAATAGCACATTTAACCCCTCTATTAGATTATGTAGATATGGATGGCGCTTTATTGTTAAAAGATGATATTGCCAAAGGTGTAACTTTAAAAAATGGAAATATTGAATTTTCTAAATTAAACGGAACTGGTGTTCTGCTAAACGAATAA
- a CDS encoding cell division ATP-binding protein FtsE, translating into MSEAILSLQNAEIFQRENLVLSNVNLTINTGEFVYLIGKTGSGKSSLMKTLYGDLNLQKGTGSIVGFNLNTLKEKEIPFLRRKLGIVFQDFKLLNDRNVFENLKFVLKATGWKDASKIESKINEVLGKVGMETKGFKMAFQLSGGEQQRVAIARALLNDPDLILADEPTGNLDPATSVGVMNVLNEIHNAGKTILMATHDYALILKYPHKTIKCEGGELFEVVQQQGAS; encoded by the coding sequence ATGTCAGAAGCAATACTTTCTTTACAAAATGCTGAAATTTTTCAACGCGAAAATTTAGTCTTATCCAATGTAAACCTTACAATTAATACAGGAGAATTTGTGTATTTAATTGGTAAAACAGGAAGTGGAAAAAGTAGTTTAATGAAAACATTATACGGCGATTTAAACTTACAGAAAGGTACAGGCAGTATTGTGGGTTTTAATTTAAATACCTTAAAAGAGAAGGAAATTCCATTTTTAAGAAGAAAACTAGGGATTGTTTTTCAAGATTTTAAATTGTTGAACGATAGAAATGTATTTGAAAATTTAAAATTTGTTTTAAAAGCAACTGGTTGGAAAGATGCTTCTAAAATTGAATCTAAAATTAATGAGGTTTTAGGTAAAGTAGGTATGGAAACCAAAGGATTTAAAATGGCTTTTCAGTTATCTGGAGGAGAACAACAACGTGTTGCAATTGCCAGAGCTTTATTAAATGATCCCGACTTAATTTTAGCAGATGAACCAACTGGAAATTTAGACCCAGCGACTTCTGTAGGTGTTATGAATGTTTTAAATGAAATACACAATGCCGGAAAAACTATTTTAATGGCAACACACGATTATGCACTTATTTTAAAATATCCACATAAAACTATTAAATGTGAAGGTGGTGAGTTATTTGAAGTTGTGCAGCAGCAGGGAGCTTCTTAA
- a CDS encoding uroporphyrinogen decarboxylase: MIFNITYTEWIGYLASVALIISFLMKNLSTLRIINSIGAILFVIYGFMLAISWPIIITNTFILMANIYYLTIKRKQTVKENI, from the coding sequence ATGATATTTAACATTACTTATACTGAATGGATTGGCTATTTAGCTTCTGTTGCTCTAATTATTTCATTTTTAATGAAAAACCTTTCAACATTAAGAATTATTAATTCAATTGGCGCAATACTATTTGTAATTTATGGCTTTATGCTTGCAATTTCTTGGCCAATAATTATAACTAATACTTTTATTTTAATGGCTAATATTTATTATTTAACCATAAAAAGAAAACAAACTGTAAAAGAAAACATTTAA